The DNA segment CGGGGTTTTAGCGATCTCTTCATCTGTTATGCTTGGAACACCTGCATAAATGATTTCACCTCCTGCAGCTTCCTGCACCCGTGCATCGGTGGCTTGCCGTAAACGTTCCTGAATGGTAGCCAACTGTGAATTTTGGAAACCATTACGTCTTACTTCGCCCGAATTAAACATACTCAGGGTTGCCACGGCTTTAAAACGTTTGTCGCTCTGTACAGCTTTCAGAGTATAACCTCCACCGCCACAGATACCTAAAATGCCCAAACGGTTGGCATCAACTCCCGGGTACTGTGTAATGAAATCGGCTGCGCCATGAATATCTTCCGTGCGGTATGCAGGATTATCCTTATGGCGTGGTTCTCCACCACTTGCACCCTGATAGGCCGCATCGCCTGCAATGGTTATATAGCCTGCTTCGGCCAGACGCTGTGCATATAATCCGGCAACCTGCTCTTTAATGCCACCATTAGGATGCGCCACTACCACCGCCGGATATTTCTTCGAGGAGTCGTAACCGGCGGGTGTATAAATATTCGCTGCTATATCAATTCCGTTGAGTTGATAGGTCACCGGATGTATATTTACTTTTCCCGGTACATTTTCACTGATCGCGTTTTCATACACCAGACCGAAAGGGTTTTGAACTTTGGTTTGGGCTGAAGAAATTATACTTGTTGCCATAAAAATCACCATTAAAATTATTTGTATCTTTTTCATTGTATTATGCTATAAATTGTTTATATTATTTAGTTTAAACCTTTGCTTTTAAGAAGTTCTGCCAGAACCGGTTTGGCTGCATCGGCTTCTTTCTTACTTACACTTTTTTCTATTACCTGAATCATTTCTTTAAGTTGTCCGGGAGTAATCCCGACATTCAGGGATAAATTCATGTGTGAATTTAACATCGGTTCCAATCCGCCTAAACTTGCTATCACCGATACGGTAACCATTTCGCGCTGGTCGTAGGTCAGAACGTCGCGTTCGAATATATCGGCAAAAAGATGTTCTTTAAGGAACGTTTCGATTTCCGGACTAAAGGCTGCATAACCTGTTGTTGGTCTTCCTTCCGGAGGCGTAGTACCCGACAATTTTGCCAGAATCTCCTTTCCTCGCTCATATTTATCGCGGGTATCGGTTATCGGCGATGCTTCACGTCCCCAATTATCGTTGATGCCTGCGGCCTTGCGTTCGTCCAGCACCGACATAAAAGTTTGCAGTCCGCGGAGACTTCTCGGAAAACCACTATAAGCGTAAAGATGTACCAATACTTCTTTAATTTCATTAACCGTAAGCCCGGCATCCAGTCCGGCATTCAACTCTGTTTTCAATTTATCCAATTCTCCTCTTGCTGTGAAAGCGGAGATGGTAACTATTTTTTCCTGCTTTTTATTTAACATCTTTCCCTGTGCATTTATGTTACCGGATACTCCTAATAACAAAGTCATTATTATATATAAGCTTATCTTTTTCATGTTTTTATTTATTGTTTACTTGCTGATTATTTGTCACTGGGTTTATCCTTCTGAAGGGCTGCCACTTCAGGTAGGTTGCCGAACGCCAGAACCATTCCAAAGGGCCATATAGGAAATATTTCATCCAATATTTACTGAATATAATTTGCAGGGTATATATCACTAATCCTAAAACAAACAATTCTGTAGTTCCCAGACGTCCGAAGAAAGAACCGAACGCCCACATGGAAAACAGGAAGCACCCTATAACGTTCTGCATTTCATAATTGGTCAATCCCATACGTCCGTACGGCGAAATTACATCGAGGTATCTGCCGATACTCTTTATCTGATAAAGGATGATAAATCCCATAGCCAAAGCGCCGGACAGGCATACTGCTTTTATATCATTCAGACCCATAGTGGCCAATACACTGGCAGGTATGCTTTCTCCCGGCCGCATAAATCGCATATTTGTTGCTTCCTGCGGAAATAAACTCACAATCAGGTTGATTACTACAACACCAAGAACAAAAGCACCGAAAAGAATGAAGTTTCTCTGTTTTCGCTCATATATCTGTTCAAAAAACCGCAGACGTCCTACCACCAGTCCAAAAATGAATAAAGCTAAAGTGATGTAGCCGCGTGCAAAAACACCAAACTGATAATTCAGCTTTCTTTCAAAGCCCGTTGTCAGGTTCATTTTTGCCGAATTGAGAAAAGATGGTTTTTCTATCTGAGGATTTTGGGGGCGCCTTGAAGGACGTTCTTCATTTTGTCGGCTGTCTGCAACTTGCTCCACTTTAGTCATCTGGTTATAAGTGGCAGTGATGATGCGTGGTGAACCGATTAATAAAAGGGATGCAATCAGTATTAATATCCAGTTTTTAACTTTGTAAAGAAAAACCATTACCACTCCGAACATGGCGTAAATCGCCAAAATTTCTCCGGAATAAAACATACATCCGATCATTCCGATTACAAAAAGGATAATCATCCGCCATAGGAAACGTTTGCGGAAATCTATTCCTTTTTTATGGGCTCTATCCATCTGAATGAAAAAACTTAACCCGAACAGGAAGGCGAAAATGTTAATGAATTTTCCCATGACCACGTTTTGCATTAGCCACCGGATAGACTCATCCATAGCGGGGAATAAGGGTTCGCGTGGTTCCAAACCAAACGAAAAAATACTATAATGTTGCCACATGTGGGTAAGGATAACTCCCAACAAGGCGAATCCCCTTAATGCATCAATTACTGTAATCCTTTGTAAAGGGGTTGAAATGACTTTCTGTTTTTCCACGTCTCTTATTTTAATTAATTATTAAAAAGGTTCACCAGCCATGTATCAAAAGCCTGTATCCAGTTTCCTCTTACGCCATAGCCGTGAGGCCAACCCTGAAGTACAAAGTCTTCCACTTCTATACCTGCCTGTCGTAAAGCATTAACACACGCTGCAAATTGATTTGCGAAGCCATCATTTGTACCATAACAGAAAAAGGCGGGCGGTAAGTTTGAGCGCCTGAATAGTTCCACATCTGTAGATGCTACACTTAATCTTCCGTAAAATGAATAGATATGTCCGATTCCTTTCACATCGGCAGATACCTGATCCAATTCATCAGGTACATAATTGCTATCCAGTGATGAGCCGTTTACGGCCCCTCTGTAATTCAAAACCTGTTCACCGCACAAGATACCGCCGGCCGAAAATCCGGCTACTATAATATTATCTGCATCTATGCCGTAATAATCAGCGTGAAGACGGACAAACCTTACCGCCCTTGCCAAGTCCAAAGCTCCTTCTTGCTGTGTATAGGGTCTTAACCGGTAATTGACAACAAAACTTTGATAGCCAAGTTCGCTTAATACTTCTGCCACAGGAGCGCCTTCACTGCCACTGCGGAATGCAAAAGCTCCACCCGGACACACCAAAACAGCTCCTTTTACTTTTACCCCTTGTCTGACGGGATAATAAACCATATACGGACGAAAATCGGTACCATCCGGATTACTGGAATTTGCAACGGTCTGATAAGATGTAGTAGCAGGCATATTTCCATCTGACCACAGGTAGATTTCAGTTTGAGACGGATTGTCCGTTTTCCCATTAGGGATGTTCACTTCATTATCCTCTTCTTCATCCCGGAGAACTGCATCATCTTCATTGCAAGCTGAAAACAAACTGCCACTCATTAACAGAAATATGAAGGAGAAAGAAATGGTGATCATGTATTTCATTTTATTTTTCATATCTACCTGCTTATTAGCCTGGTGAACGATAGCGAACCCAATTTCCATTTTCCGTCGATCGGCACATACACTTCTGTTACCATGAACGGATTTACCACCTCATTGCCACCGACAATCGCTGTCAAACGGATCTTAGTAAGAACAATGGCCGTACTGCCTACAAATCGTACGGATGTTTCTTCTATTTCGGTATGTTTATACTGAATTCCGCCACTTCTTATAGTGTTTAATTCCTGTTCTTTATTCATAGTGGCACCCATGTGGACAAAGACTGCTTCTTTGTGAAAAAGGTCATCCAGCGAATCCACATTCTTATCTGTCATCCACTGCCATTTTGTTTTTGACAGGTTGATCAGTTCCTGTTTCGTTTTTTCATCGTTTTTTACTTCCTGTCCGGCATAAACACCTTGCATGCCCATCGTTATGCCTAACATAAGGATTAGTAATCTGTTTTTTAATACTTTCTTTTCCATTTTTTAATGATTATTGTTTTATTACACTTATTTCTTTCAACCAATCTTCCACACCGGCGTTTTTGTTGGTAGTGCCGAAACCTTTCAGATGTTTCGAACCGGGCGTAAGTTCTACTATTTTAGCTAGGGTCTCATCTCTGTAGGTGGCCGCATAAGTACAAAACGGGATGATTGTCTTTCCTTTGAAATTGTAATTTTCACTTTCAAGAAATGACCATACAGCCATAGGGGCAGTATGCCACCAAACCGGGCAACCTATGAAAATAATGCCGTACTGTTCCATATCTTCTACCACTGCTTTTAATTCGGGACGGATGCCATTATCCCGTTCGACTTTTGCCACTTCGGTACAAGGGGTGTATTCAGTAGGATAAGTATTTATGGTTTCGATCCTGAAAAGAGTACCTCCGGTGTGTTTGGCTATGTTTTCTGCTACCTGTTTTGTGGTTCCACCCCAACTGAAATAGGCAATAAGGATCTTTTGGTTTGTCGTTTCCGGGGTTGCCTGCTCTTCGTCAGTTTGAACGTTTTTGTTATCTGCACAGGCAGACATTGGATATGTTATCAACGCCATTGACAGGGTTATCAATAAAGTTCTCATGCTTTTCATATTTAATTATTTTTTAATGTATTTTTTCCAAAAACTAACTGCCAGATCAAGCCATTCTTCCGCATCTGTCCCTGTACCGAGACCAAAGCCATGCCCGGCAGTCTCATACCTGCGATATTCCACATCCACACCTGCATTCCGCAGGTTTTCAACACGCTTTTCTACAGTATTGATGTTTGCAATGCCATCATTGGCAGCTACGGTAATGAATGAAGGAGAAAAATCACTTGAATAAGTTGATTGTCCGGTATAGGCAATTATCGCCGTTGCAGGTTTGGGAAGATCAGCTCCGCCGTAAGCCGACACTCCGCTTAACGCAACATTACCTGCCATACGCGCACCTGCCGAACCTCCCCAAACTGAATAATCATTTGTGCTCACTCCAAGTGTTTCTGCATTTTTAGTAATATGAGTAATGGCTGTTGCCAGATCTTCGGTGGCCGAGCGTTCACTAGCGATACGATACCGTATGACAAAAGCATTCAATCCCAATTCGCTTATTCTCTGTGCCAACGGAAAACCTTCATGCAATGAACCTACGTAAGAGAATCCACCTCCCGGACAAACGACAGCAAAAGGAGCGTTCGGATCTCCAGGGAAAAAGAATACTCCGGTATTCCTTTTAGCCGGATCCTGTACTTTCTGCTGTTCGGTATAAATGTCGTAAAATATGGTTTTACCATTATTTACTTCATCTATTAAGTGATTCAAAGCACCAACCACTACATCTGGACGGACATTTCTATGGTATGGCATAAGAGAACCAATATTAGAAAGTTGCGTGTTATAATGGGAAGAGTTGTTGTCGCGGGTTAAGAGCAATTCTCCTAACCCTTCAAATGCGGGATGATTTACAATATCCCGGACGTAATCGGTGGTTGTTAAATGTTTCTCCATACTGCCATTGCTATCGTCACCATTATTTTCATTCCCCATTTCCTGATTGTTTTTATCTGTGATTGTAGAATCAGGATCAGAACAATTAATAAGAAAGAGTACCATTAAAAGTGATAGTAACATATTGCCGGTAAAGTTTAGGTTATTGATTTTTACGCTTTTCATGATTACTTATCTTTAATCCAGCTTTTTTTCTTTCATCCAGTTTGAAAGCAAATCAGCAATTTCAATATTGTTCAGGTCAGACATTAAGAAATGAGTATTACCGTGTACTCCTATTTTGGGGAGTTCTACCAATGTTGCATTCCCGCCATGACGGTTAATCGTTTCAACAAATAACCGTCCTAAAGTCAGGCGTGTACGCCAGTTCTCGGCACCGAGTCCATCGGTTACTTCATCGGGGATATAATCACCGAAATACATGACAATAGGGATTTGTGTCAGCTTTCTGAAATCATCCATGGAAACCTCAACTCCGGATAAAGTCCCTGTACGTCCGCTTATCGGTTCGGGCAGTTCGCCTTCCGGAAATGGATATGTTCCCGGTTCGTAAGCAACAATCGCTTTTACATTCTGATTTTTTATACCTGTCATCCATCCCGGCAATCCACCCTGTGAATGTGATATCAAAATACCCGGACCGATTTTATCAAACAACATAGATGTACTGTGACTGATTACTTCACTATCAAAAGCGCCAGTATTCGGTGTCATTTGACGGAAGAAGTTTTCAAGGCTTTGCTTGTCGCGGGGAAACTGAACACCTTCATTATAATCAGGCCATATCCCGATACGGAATATTTCATACCACATCTGTTCGTCGGCGATAGGTTCTATTGCAGATGCAACCGTGCTTCGTCCCGCTTTTCCCCGTCGGGGCTGGTCTATAAGATAGGTACTGAAGCCCCTGCGAAGAAAAATGTTTTGAAAACCCTCCCTTCCGTCAGGAGTTGTTTCCCAGGTTTTGGATGATTGTCCTGCACCATGGAGAAAGACAAGGGGTAACTGGCGTGCATTATAGGGTATCTGATAAAAAATATAAGCATGGTCGCCATGATAAGTCTGCCCTTCGGGATAAGGTTTGAAATGATCGAAATTACTCCCGTCATATGTCCCCGAATTCTGGATAACAGTTCCGCCGACTGCAAAACTTCCCTGCTCCTTTATTACAAGTAACCCGGTTGTATTATCCGGGGATTGTTGATTGCATCCAAAAACAGTAATCATGATGCATATTGCTAATATTACTTTATTTTTCATATCGTTCATTTTTTAAGTTTACATTTTCACGATACAAACATACGGGCAATATCTCCCAGGGTAAATAGACAGATTACTGATTCTTATACCATTTTTACAGGATGGCATTTTCCCGTATATCAGCCACATACACAGATTACGGTTTTTTATACCATTATTACTGATTGATTGGAAAGTTTGCTGTAGTTCTGTTTTAAACTTTTATTTTTGTAGTGGTCTTCATCAAAAAGAAATGGCATGAGTAAGATATTGAATTTTGATACGGTACATGAGTATAACGAATTCCTTGGAATTGAAACCTTACATCCATTGGTCAGTTCTATTGACTTTTTGGAAGTAAAAAAAGAATTTCATCACATACGCAAAAGATATGGGTTCTATTTTATTTTCCTGAAAGATGTCAAATGTGGCGATTTAATCTATGGTCGCCATACATACGACTATCAGGAAGGTACACTTGTATTTATCGGGCCGGGACAGGTTGCCGGGAAAGACGATACAGGCGAAACTTTTCATATGCAGGGCTGGGGGCTTTGTTTTCACCCTGACCTGCTACGGGGAACAGCTCTCGGGCAAAAAATAAAAGATTATACATTTTTCTCATACGAAGCGAATGAATCTTTGCACATGTCTGAACGGGAACGTCAGATCATTATAAATTGTTTTCAGGAAATAAGGGAAGAATTGCGACATTCCATTGACAAGCATAGCAAATCGATTCTGGTTGCCAATATTGAAGTTTTCCTGAATCATTGTCTGCGTTTTTACGATCGTCAGTTTGTAACCCGTGAAAATGTGAATAAAGATGTATTGTCCCGTTTTGAACAGGAACTCGATAATTATTTCGAATCGGATAAACCGCAAACAGTCGGTTTGCCTTCCGTTCAGTATTTTGCTGATCAACTACATCTGTCTGCCAATTATTTTGGAGATCTGATGAAGAAGGAAACGGGGAAATCGGCACAGGAGTACATTCAATTAAAAATTGTAGACCAGGCCAAAGATAAATTATACAATCCCGATATATCGGTAAATGAAATCGCTTATGAATTAGGGTTTAAATATCCGCATCACTTTAGCCGGATGTTCAAGAAGATTGTGGGTAGTTCGCCAACGGAGTACAGGGTTCAAACTTAATCAGATATATTCATGTTGGCGGTAGTGAATAGCATATTTTACTTAGTTATATAACGACGATCATATTTTTGCTAATGAATAAACTGTTTTTGATTAGTACTTTGATTTTATTGGTTAGCTGTAAGTCCAGGCAGGTTGTGGTTACAGATATCAAATCTGTTGTACGTTCACAATATGAAAGTAGAGTACCTAAAGATGAAGATATGGCAACAGTTAATTTGTTTTTCGATACATGGTCCGGAAGATCTATTCCTATCGATCAAAGGGAGTTCGAACAGCTTGATACCTTAGAACAGTTAGGATATAGAATTTACGAAGGCTTGATTACCGATACTACATTTATTGGGATTAATCCGCGGATGATAAATGCCGGATATATCCTGATGCCAAATACTTTTTATATTGGCTATGCAGATAATTACAGGAAAGAATATGATTTTATAGTATATGACACTATTAAATCTGTAACAATAAAAAACTTTCGTCCGAGGATTACCTTTGAGGAAAAACAAATACTTTATTATACAAAGGAATATCAGAGTATATTACCGGAATTTGCAAGAAAATATGGAGTCGGCAGTTTTTTATATATTAATTCGTATCTAATGTCAAATCATCCGGTATATCTTGAGACTGAACCTGTAATAAAGGGAGTGGTAAAGATTTTAAATTCAAATGAATATATTATAAGTTTCAGATCAGGGAATCATTTATATGAAACATTAGCTAAACGGGAAAATAATCGATGGATAAAGATTATGGATTTGACAATTCTAACATCGGACTGATATTGGAAGAGAATAGATTAGTATGCATATCCGCAAGTTAACCTAATTGTTTTTTCAAAAAGTGCTTAAATATATTTGTATATATCATTGATATTGTTTAGTTTTACTGTTAATGCTCACGCAAAAGACATAAGATGAATATACTGAAATTTTTCCTGATGAGGACAACTGTCGAATTCAACAGACGTTATTTCGGAAAATTGCAGTTAGACAGACTATTGTTTGCCGCTGTATCTTATTCACCTGATTTTAAATCTCGTATTTATAATAAGACAAATTGCGGATAAACATATAAAATAAATATAAATCGTTAAAAATGAAAAAGTTAATTGCATTTATTATTACCGCTTCTGTGTTTTCGGTGGCTATTTCGCAAGAATATTCAAAGGGAGATGCCATCATCAATGCGGAAAACGTTGCTTTTGCACTTGCCAATAAGGTGCAAAACGAAAACTCCGCTTCTCTTTTTTTTACGGGAAACGGATTAGTATACAGAGAATATTATCCTGATCCGATTTTTAAGAAGATTAGCGCATGGGAACCAATAACAAAAAGAATTGTTCTTGAACCCAAAACTCACGTATTAGGTGTTAACGGAAATGGTGGTAAAGTAAAAGGCCATACGGTTGGAGGGGTATCTTTGCAACTTGATACGCTGACTTTCAATTTTGAATCAGGGAAGTATTACAAAGTGGACAGTAGAGTAGATAACGGCGTTATTACTAATTTCACTATCGAAGAAACGGATATAATAACTCCTTATGTGGCATATCAAACCGCTAATCCTAACCGTTTGGATGGTGCATGGAGTGGCGATGGGAAACGTATGATGACCTCCTTTTCAAATAAATATTATTTTGAAGGAAGCAGATTAAAATTTGAAGGGGAAAGCAAGAATCCTAAACAAACGTTTGTTGTGGAAGGTAAACTTATGTATAATGAGAATACCATCATTTTTTTTCCTGAAACAGCAATTCATAAAGGGAAAGAAGTTAAAAATTTCAACAGTAGAGCTGACAGAGCTATGTATATTTGGTATTATTTATTAACTGATAACGAGTTGCAAATTGAAGGAGGCAATCCTTTCCTTATTGGTACTCAATCATGGGTAAATACCGGAAATTTCAAAAAAAATAACTGATTATGTGTGTAAATAAACAATAGGATAACTTGCGGATGTACTATTGACTAGTTAAGTATTTTACTGTAAATTAGACTAAAGATTCATATTTGTGATAAATATTCATAATACGATATTATATGAGCGCAATGGAAAATATAGATACGATTTATGATTTTAACTCAGGTCTTGATATTGAAACATTACATCCGCTTATCAGCGTGATCAATTTTCCGAAGTAAAATCGGTAACATCTATCCTCATAAGATTTGGTTTTTATTGTATTGTATATAAAAGTGATATAGGCAAGCGGTGGGAGTGCAGCAACAAAGCAATGAAAATTTGAATGTTGAGTCTGATTGTATAAAATATCGTAGCATGTAACGAATTTATTTTTCTATCGTCTTCATAGTATATAATCATTAAAATTTAAGATAAAATGAAAAAGTTACTCGTGTTACTTATCAGTGTTTTATTAAGCGCAAACCTTTTTAGCCAGGATAATTGCCGGATCAAGAGTTATTCAATACCGGAAGAATCCGTCAGAGAAGTAAAAGCAAATACTGTGAATGGAAATATTACAGTGAACGGAAATGCTATCTCAGAGGTAATAGTAGAAATGTGTGTTTCGCAAAATAACAAGCGGCAAAATAACAAGGAACAGAATGTTGAAATCTGGCAAATGTTAGAGGAACTTTATACCATTGACATCAGAATAGAAGGTGGGAAATTATATGCTGTGGCAAAAAGGAAAGATGAAAAAAATAGCAAGGAGTTGAATATTTCATTTAAAATATCTGTTCCTCAGAAAATTGATGGAGATTTGCGGACAATTAACGGCTCGCTGAAAGTTGAAAATGTTTCGGGTAAAATCGTGGGGAATACAGTAAACGGGAGTATCGACGTATCGAATGCGGATACTGATATTGTAATGAAGACGGTTAATGGTAATATCACAGCAAAAGATTGTAACGGGAAAATCGTTCTGAATACCGTGAATGGCAATGTGAATACGAGCAAGATGAAGGGCGACATATCAGCAACTACTGTAAACGGGAAGGTAAACGGTAAATCACCAAGGTTTTGGTGATATTGAACAAACCTGGCAGTGTGAAATATTTCAGGAAAATTCCAAGCCAGGTCTGATGGTTGCAACATTTTAAAATATGGACGGAATCATTGTGATTATCAATATCTCAAAACGTGTGTAAAATACGTTTTCAAGCCTTATAGGTAAGGGTGTAAAAGAAAATAGAACAGTGATAGCCAGATGCAACTGAACTGATGAGAATAAACCATTTTTCGACGCATTTTGGGAAAATGGGGAGGTAGAAATCTATGATAATGGTACGGAATATTACCTGACAATGATGCTTAATAACATTGATAGTTATTTCGCTGTTTGAGTTTTATGGAGATATTATTTAATTTAATATTATTACACATTACGCACTCGA comes from the Bacteroidales bacterium genome and includes:
- a CDS encoding nuclear transport factor 2 family protein, giving the protein MEKKVLKNRLLILMLGITMGMQGVYAGQEVKNDEKTKQELINLSKTKWQWMTDKNVDSLDDLFHKEAVFVHMGATMNKEQELNTIRSGGIQYKHTEIEETSVRFVGSTAIVLTKIRLTAIVGGNEVVNPFMVTEVYVPIDGKWKLGSLSFTRLISR
- a CDS encoding alpha/beta hydrolase — protein: MKSVKINNLNFTGNMLLSLLMVLFLINCSDPDSTITDKNNQEMGNENNGDDSNGSMEKHLTTTDYVRDIVNHPAFEGLGELLLTRDNNSSHYNTQLSNIGSLMPYHRNVRPDVVVGALNHLIDEVNNGKTIFYDIYTEQQKVQDPAKRNTGVFFFPGDPNAPFAVVCPGGGFSYVGSLHEGFPLAQRISELGLNAFVIRYRIASERSATEDLATAITHITKNAETLGVSTNDYSVWGGSAGARMAGNVALSGVSAYGGADLPKPATAIIAYTGQSTYSSDFSPSFITVAANDGIANINTVEKRVENLRNAGVDVEYRRYETAGHGFGLGTGTDAEEWLDLAVSFWKKYIKK
- a CDS encoding alpha/beta hydrolase, whose translation is MATSIISSAQTKVQNPFGLVYENAISENVPGKVNIHPVTYQLNGIDIAANIYTPAGYDSSKKYPAVVVAHPNGGIKEQVAGLYAQRLAEAGYITIAGDAAYQGASGGEPRHKDNPAYRTEDIHGAADFITQYPGVDANRLGILGICGGGGYTLKAVQSDKRFKAVATLSMFNSGEVRRNGFQNSQLATIQERLRQATDARVQEAAGGEIIYAGVPSITDEEIAKTPTDLYREGYQYYYRTHAHPNSTFLYTMSSLLDLMTWDATTYMDLINQPLLMIAGSKADTKYMTDEAFSKAVNAKNKELFLVDGATHIQTYWRKEYVAQIVSKLIEFFGRNMN
- a CDS encoding DUF418 domain-containing protein, coding for MEKQKVISTPLQRITVIDALRGFALLGVILTHMWQHYSIFSFGLEPREPLFPAMDESIRWLMQNVVMGKFINIFAFLFGLSFFIQMDRAHKKGIDFRKRFLWRMIILFVIGMIGCMFYSGEILAIYAMFGVVMVFLYKVKNWILILIASLLLIGSPRIITATYNQMTKVEQVADSRQNEERPSRRPQNPQIEKPSFLNSAKMNLTTGFERKLNYQFGVFARGYITLALFIFGLVVGRLRFFEQIYERKQRNFILFGAFVLGVVVINLIVSLFPQEATNMRFMRPGESIPASVLATMGLNDIKAVCLSGALAMGFIILYQIKSIGRYLDVISPYGRMGLTNYEMQNVIGCFLFSMWAFGSFFGRLGTTELFVLGLVIYTLQIIFSKYWMKYFLYGPLEWFWRSATYLKWQPFRRINPVTNNQQVNNK
- a CDS encoding helix-turn-helix domain-containing protein, with the translated sequence MSKILNFDTVHEYNEFLGIETLHPLVSSIDFLEVKKEFHHIRKRYGFYFIFLKDVKCGDLIYGRHTYDYQEGTLVFIGPGQVAGKDDTGETFHMQGWGLCFHPDLLRGTALGQKIKDYTFFSYEANESLHMSERERQIIINCFQEIREELRHSIDKHSKSILVANIEVFLNHCLRFYDRQFVTRENVNKDVLSRFEQELDNYFESDKPQTVGLPSVQYFADQLHLSANYFGDLMKKETGKSAQEYIQLKIVDQAKDKLYNPDISVNEIAYELGFKYPHHFSRMFKKIVGSSPTEYRVQT
- a CDS encoding alpha/beta hydrolase; translation: MKNKMKYMITISFSFIFLLMSGSLFSACNEDDAVLRDEEEDNEVNIPNGKTDNPSQTEIYLWSDGNMPATTSYQTVANSSNPDGTDFRPYMVYYPVRQGVKVKGAVLVCPGGAFAFRSGSEGAPVAEVLSELGYQSFVVNYRLRPYTQQEGALDLARAVRFVRLHADYYGIDADNIIVAGFSAGGILCGEQVLNYRGAVNGSSLDSNYVPDELDQVSADVKGIGHIYSFYGRLSVASTDVELFRRSNLPPAFFCYGTNDGFANQFAACVNALRQAGIEVEDFVLQGWPHGYGVRGNWIQAFDTWLVNLFNN
- a CDS encoding carboxymuconolactone decarboxylase family protein, producing the protein MKKISLYIIMTLLLGVSGNINAQGKMLNKKQEKIVTISAFTARGELDKLKTELNAGLDAGLTVNEIKEVLVHLYAYSGFPRSLRGLQTFMSVLDERKAAGINDNWGREASPITDTRDKYERGKEILAKLSGTTPPEGRPTTGYAAFSPEIETFLKEHLFADIFERDVLTYDQREMVTVSVIASLGGLEPMLNSHMNLSLNVGITPGQLKEMIQVIEKSVSKKEADAAKPVLAELLKSKGLN
- a CDS encoding alpha/beta fold hydrolase, coding for MKNKVILAICIMITVFGCNQQSPDNTTGLLVIKEQGSFAVGGTVIQNSGTYDGSNFDHFKPYPEGQTYHGDHAYIFYQIPYNARQLPLVFLHGAGQSSKTWETTPDGREGFQNIFLRRGFSTYLIDQPRRGKAGRSTVASAIEPIADEQMWYEIFRIGIWPDYNEGVQFPRDKQSLENFFRQMTPNTGAFDSEVISHSTSMLFDKIGPGILISHSQGGLPGWMTGIKNQNVKAIVAYEPGTYPFPEGELPEPISGRTGTLSGVEVSMDDFRKLTQIPIVMYFGDYIPDEVTDGLGAENWRTRLTLGRLFVETINRHGGNATLVELPKIGVHGNTHFLMSDLNNIEIADLLSNWMKEKKLD